The proteins below are encoded in one region of Phyllopteryx taeniolatus isolate TA_2022b chromosome 11, UOR_Ptae_1.2, whole genome shotgun sequence:
- the LOC133486084 gene encoding CSC1-like protein 2 isoform X4: MIATQSTTAMGLGFRLVLCVFCFRVMTGGWGNVPQDDAAVSNMEDMVEDDDSDSSSSSSSPSPPPHGDNKDSRLMSWVHDMFHISEKEIRKKCEGDVINYLAFQRHIIGLLIVLTTLSMGILFPLNYSGKRFELDSYFGKSTIANLDNETSLWVHNLFAVLYLFLTIYSMRRHTYNMHDRNADKVNCTLLVIGIPTDADAVEIKHHFEEAYEYCTVKDVRVCYDFSKLLLLFHKRKRAESQKIFYLDQQARGTTTMMNTNLCRHFWCLKCDKQEEAVMYYTRLEKVLSEIFEQEKSKVQKKHLKMVFVTFQNEDAADRILRDFNICIYHGCHCRREPRCSSRSTKLKTDNWTVSYAPDPHNVLWDHLSVGGLSWWVRFFVINTLLVILLFFFTTPTIIMATLDDFNITKAVEDLNNPLVTQFLPTFLLWLFSTLLPTIVYYSSLFESHWTRSTENEVTMHKCYVFQTLMFLVLPSLGIGNLEYFFDWLFGSTFLSNATQRFACVFLPDTGSFFVKCVIAAALTGNAMELLRIPALAVYAVRICMACSEAKRRNIRMLPATEFPCGASYAWMMCIFTMVMTYSITCPVIVPFGLVYMIIKQQVDRYNIYNMYRPTKLDKCIHSGAVNQAMVGPVLGMLWQFFFFLKRSGPLATSTLFTGTMLLITFTIFITRVCFGHLNNFSPHNYQVNAHREHVGEENTEDQDSNLHSLFQLK; encoded by the exons TGCAGTATCTAACATGGAAGACATGGTTGAGGATGATGATAGCgactcctcctcatcttccagTTCACCTTCTCCTCCACCACACGGGGATAATAAAGATTCA CGTTTAATGTCGTGGGTTCATGACATGTTCCACATCAG TGAAAAAGAGATAAGGAAAAAGTGTGAGGGGGATGTGATTAATTATTTGGCCTTCCAGCGGCACATCATTGGCCTGTTAATAGTTTTGACTACATTGTCTATGGGCATCCTCTTTCCCCTGAATTATTCTGGCAAACGATTTG AACTGGACAGTTATTTTGGAAAATCAACTATTGCAAATCTGGATAa TGAAACAAGTTTGTGGGTGCACAACTTGTTTGCCGTCCTCTACCTCTTCCTGACCATATACAGCATGAGaaggcacacatacaacatGCATGACAGAAATGCCGACAAA GTGAATTGTACGTTGTTGGTGATTGGAATCCCCACAGATGCAGACGCAGTGGAGATAAAGCATCACTTTGA GGAGGCATATGAATATTGTACAGTGAAGGATGTACGCGTCTGTTACGACTTCTCCAAGCTGTTGCTGCTGTTTCATAAACG gAAGAGGGCAGAGAGCCAAAAAATCTTTTACCTTGATCAGCAGGCTCGGGGGACCACCACAATGATGAACACAAACCTTTGTCGACATTTCTGGTGTTTAAAATGTGACAAGCAG GAAGAGGCAGTCATGTATTACACCAGGTTGGAAAAAGTGTTATCGGAGATCTTCGAGCAGGAGAAAAGTAAAGTCCagaagaaacatttaaaaatggtcTTTGTCACTTTTCAGAATGAGGATGCAGCTGACAG AATCTTGAGGGACTTCAACATTTGCATATATCATGGCTGTCACTGTCGCCGAGAGCCCAGGTGCTCGTCGCGGAGCACCAAGCTCAAGACAGACAATTGGACGGTCAGCTATGCCCCCGATCCACATAATGTCCTCTG GGACCATCTGTCAGTGGGAGGATTGTCATGGTGGGTACGCTTTTTTGTCATCAACACTCTCCTtgtcatcctcctcttcttctttaccACTCCGACCATCATTATGGCCACTTTGGACGACTTCAATATTACCAAAGCAGTGGAGGACCTAAAC AATCCACTTGTCACTCAGTTTTTACCGACTTTCCTCCTGTGGCTCTTCTCCACCTTGCTTCCTACCATTGTCTATTACTCGTCTCTCTTCGAATCCCACTGGACCCG GTCAACAGAAAACGAAGTAACAATGCATAAGTGCTACGTTTTCCAGACCTTAATGTTCCTGGTACTGCCCTCCCTGGGTATTGGCaa TTTGGAGTATTTTTTCGATTGGCTTTTTGGCTCTACGTTCTTGTCCAATGCGACACAACGGTTTGC GTGCGTGTTCCTTCCTGACACAGGCTCcttttttgttaaatgtgtCATTGCGGCAGCCCTCACTGGTAATGCCATGGAACTGCTGAGAATCCCGGCTCTGGCAGTGTATGCCGTTCGCATTTGCATGGCTTGTTCTGAGGCCAAGAGGAGGAACATTAGGATG TTGCCAGCCACTGAATTTCCATGTGGAGCATCATACGCCTGGATGATGTGCATCTTCACTATGGTTATGACCTATAGCATCACCTGCCCGGTCATAGTCCCCTTTG GCCTGGTATACatgataataaaacaacaagtgGACCGGTACAACATTTACAACATGTATCGCCCAACCAAATTGGACAAATGTATCCACTCTGGAGCTGTCAATCAAGCAATGGTTGGCCCCGTACTTGGAATGTTATggcagtttttcttctttctgaaGCGTTCTG GTCCTTTAGCAACTTCAACCCTATTCACAGGTACCATGCTGCTCATCACATTCACGATCTTCATCACACGGGTCTGCTTTGgacatttaaataatttcagTCCTCACAACTATCAG GTTAACGCCCATCGTGAACACGTAGGGGAAGAAAACACAGAAGATCAAGACTCAAACCTACATTCCCTCTTTCAGTTGAAATAG
- the LOC133486084 gene encoding CSC1-like protein 2 isoform X7 translates to MMLSNMEDMVEDDDSDSSSSSSSPSPPPHGDNKDSRLMSWVHDMFHISEKEIRKKCEGDVINYLAFQRHIIGLLIVLTTLSMGILFPLNYSGKRFELDSYFGKSTIANLDNETSLWVHNLFAVLYLFLTIYSMRRHTYNMHDRNADKVNCTLLVIGIPTDADAVEIKHHFEEAYEYCTVKDVRVCYDFSKLLLLFHKRKRAESQKIFYLDQQARGTTTMMNTNLCRHFWCLKCDKQEEAVMYYTRLEKVLSEIFEQEKSKVQKKHLKMVFVTFQNEDAADRILRDFNICIYHGCHCRREPRCSSRSTKLKTDNWTVSYAPDPHNVLWDHLSVGGLSWWVRFFVINTLLVILLFFFTTPTIIMATLDDFNITKAVEDLNNPLVTQFLPTFLLWLFSTLLPTIVYYSSLFESHWTRSTENEVTMHKCYVFQTLMFLVLPSLGIGNLEYFFDWLFGSTFLSNATQRFACVFLPDTGSFFVKCVIAAALTGNAMELLRIPALAVYAVRICMACSEAKRRNIRMLPATEFPCGASYAWMMCIFTMVMTYSITCPVIVPFGLVYMIIKQQVDRYNIYNMYRPTKLDKCIHSGAVNQAMVGPVLGMLWQFFFFLKRSGPLATSTLFTGTMLLITFTIFITRVCFGHLNNFSPHNYQVNAHREHVGEENTEDQDSNLHSLFQLK, encoded by the exons TATCTAACATGGAAGACATGGTTGAGGATGATGATAGCgactcctcctcatcttccagTTCACCTTCTCCTCCACCACACGGGGATAATAAAGATTCA CGTTTAATGTCGTGGGTTCATGACATGTTCCACATCAG TGAAAAAGAGATAAGGAAAAAGTGTGAGGGGGATGTGATTAATTATTTGGCCTTCCAGCGGCACATCATTGGCCTGTTAATAGTTTTGACTACATTGTCTATGGGCATCCTCTTTCCCCTGAATTATTCTGGCAAACGATTTG AACTGGACAGTTATTTTGGAAAATCAACTATTGCAAATCTGGATAa TGAAACAAGTTTGTGGGTGCACAACTTGTTTGCCGTCCTCTACCTCTTCCTGACCATATACAGCATGAGaaggcacacatacaacatGCATGACAGAAATGCCGACAAA GTGAATTGTACGTTGTTGGTGATTGGAATCCCCACAGATGCAGACGCAGTGGAGATAAAGCATCACTTTGA GGAGGCATATGAATATTGTACAGTGAAGGATGTACGCGTCTGTTACGACTTCTCCAAGCTGTTGCTGCTGTTTCATAAACG gAAGAGGGCAGAGAGCCAAAAAATCTTTTACCTTGATCAGCAGGCTCGGGGGACCACCACAATGATGAACACAAACCTTTGTCGACATTTCTGGTGTTTAAAATGTGACAAGCAG GAAGAGGCAGTCATGTATTACACCAGGTTGGAAAAAGTGTTATCGGAGATCTTCGAGCAGGAGAAAAGTAAAGTCCagaagaaacatttaaaaatggtcTTTGTCACTTTTCAGAATGAGGATGCAGCTGACAG AATCTTGAGGGACTTCAACATTTGCATATATCATGGCTGTCACTGTCGCCGAGAGCCCAGGTGCTCGTCGCGGAGCACCAAGCTCAAGACAGACAATTGGACGGTCAGCTATGCCCCCGATCCACATAATGTCCTCTG GGACCATCTGTCAGTGGGAGGATTGTCATGGTGGGTACGCTTTTTTGTCATCAACACTCTCCTtgtcatcctcctcttcttctttaccACTCCGACCATCATTATGGCCACTTTGGACGACTTCAATATTACCAAAGCAGTGGAGGACCTAAAC AATCCACTTGTCACTCAGTTTTTACCGACTTTCCTCCTGTGGCTCTTCTCCACCTTGCTTCCTACCATTGTCTATTACTCGTCTCTCTTCGAATCCCACTGGACCCG GTCAACAGAAAACGAAGTAACAATGCATAAGTGCTACGTTTTCCAGACCTTAATGTTCCTGGTACTGCCCTCCCTGGGTATTGGCaa TTTGGAGTATTTTTTCGATTGGCTTTTTGGCTCTACGTTCTTGTCCAATGCGACACAACGGTTTGC GTGCGTGTTCCTTCCTGACACAGGCTCcttttttgttaaatgtgtCATTGCGGCAGCCCTCACTGGTAATGCCATGGAACTGCTGAGAATCCCGGCTCTGGCAGTGTATGCCGTTCGCATTTGCATGGCTTGTTCTGAGGCCAAGAGGAGGAACATTAGGATG TTGCCAGCCACTGAATTTCCATGTGGAGCATCATACGCCTGGATGATGTGCATCTTCACTATGGTTATGACCTATAGCATCACCTGCCCGGTCATAGTCCCCTTTG GCCTGGTATACatgataataaaacaacaagtgGACCGGTACAACATTTACAACATGTATCGCCCAACCAAATTGGACAAATGTATCCACTCTGGAGCTGTCAATCAAGCAATGGTTGGCCCCGTACTTGGAATGTTATggcagtttttcttctttctgaaGCGTTCTG GTCCTTTAGCAACTTCAACCCTATTCACAGGTACCATGCTGCTCATCACATTCACGATCTTCATCACACGGGTCTGCTTTGgacatttaaataatttcagTCCTCACAACTATCAG GTTAACGCCCATCGTGAACACGTAGGGGAAGAAAACACAGAAGATCAAGACTCAAACCTACATTCCCTCTTTCAGTTGAAATAG
- the LOC133486084 gene encoding CSC1-like protein 2 isoform X6 has protein sequence MIATQSTTAMGLGFRLVLCVFCFRVMTGGWGNVPQDDASPSPPPHGDNKDSRLMSWVHDMFHISEKEIRKKCEGDVINYLAFQRHIIGLLIVLTTLSMGILFPLNYSGKRFELDSYFGKSTIANLDNETSLWVHNLFAVLYLFLTIYSMRRHTYNMHDRNADKVNCTLLVIGIPTDADAVEIKHHFEEAYEYCTVKDVRVCYDFSKLLLLFHKRKRAESQKIFYLDQQARGTTTMMNTNLCRHFWCLKCDKQEEAVMYYTRLEKVLSEIFEQEKSKVQKKHLKMVFVTFQNEDAADRILRDFNICIYHGCHCRREPRCSSRSTKLKTDNWTVSYAPDPHNVLWDHLSVGGLSWWVRFFVINTLLVILLFFFTTPTIIMATLDDFNITKAVEDLNNPLVTQFLPTFLLWLFSTLLPTIVYYSSLFESHWTRSTENEVTMHKCYVFQTLMFLVLPSLGIGNLEYFFDWLFGSTFLSNATQRFACVFLPDTGSFFVKCVIAAALTGNAMELLRIPALAVYAVRICMACSEAKRRNIRMLPATEFPCGASYAWMMCIFTMVMTYSITCPVIVPFGLVYMIIKQQVDRYNIYNMYRPTKLDKCIHSGAVNQAMVGPVLGMLWQFFFFLKRSGPLATSTLFTGTMLLITFTIFITRVCFGHLNNFSPHNYQVNAHREHVGEENTEDQDSNLHSLFQLK, from the exons TTCACCTTCTCCTCCACCACACGGGGATAATAAAGATTCA CGTTTAATGTCGTGGGTTCATGACATGTTCCACATCAG TGAAAAAGAGATAAGGAAAAAGTGTGAGGGGGATGTGATTAATTATTTGGCCTTCCAGCGGCACATCATTGGCCTGTTAATAGTTTTGACTACATTGTCTATGGGCATCCTCTTTCCCCTGAATTATTCTGGCAAACGATTTG AACTGGACAGTTATTTTGGAAAATCAACTATTGCAAATCTGGATAa TGAAACAAGTTTGTGGGTGCACAACTTGTTTGCCGTCCTCTACCTCTTCCTGACCATATACAGCATGAGaaggcacacatacaacatGCATGACAGAAATGCCGACAAA GTGAATTGTACGTTGTTGGTGATTGGAATCCCCACAGATGCAGACGCAGTGGAGATAAAGCATCACTTTGA GGAGGCATATGAATATTGTACAGTGAAGGATGTACGCGTCTGTTACGACTTCTCCAAGCTGTTGCTGCTGTTTCATAAACG gAAGAGGGCAGAGAGCCAAAAAATCTTTTACCTTGATCAGCAGGCTCGGGGGACCACCACAATGATGAACACAAACCTTTGTCGACATTTCTGGTGTTTAAAATGTGACAAGCAG GAAGAGGCAGTCATGTATTACACCAGGTTGGAAAAAGTGTTATCGGAGATCTTCGAGCAGGAGAAAAGTAAAGTCCagaagaaacatttaaaaatggtcTTTGTCACTTTTCAGAATGAGGATGCAGCTGACAG AATCTTGAGGGACTTCAACATTTGCATATATCATGGCTGTCACTGTCGCCGAGAGCCCAGGTGCTCGTCGCGGAGCACCAAGCTCAAGACAGACAATTGGACGGTCAGCTATGCCCCCGATCCACATAATGTCCTCTG GGACCATCTGTCAGTGGGAGGATTGTCATGGTGGGTACGCTTTTTTGTCATCAACACTCTCCTtgtcatcctcctcttcttctttaccACTCCGACCATCATTATGGCCACTTTGGACGACTTCAATATTACCAAAGCAGTGGAGGACCTAAAC AATCCACTTGTCACTCAGTTTTTACCGACTTTCCTCCTGTGGCTCTTCTCCACCTTGCTTCCTACCATTGTCTATTACTCGTCTCTCTTCGAATCCCACTGGACCCG GTCAACAGAAAACGAAGTAACAATGCATAAGTGCTACGTTTTCCAGACCTTAATGTTCCTGGTACTGCCCTCCCTGGGTATTGGCaa TTTGGAGTATTTTTTCGATTGGCTTTTTGGCTCTACGTTCTTGTCCAATGCGACACAACGGTTTGC GTGCGTGTTCCTTCCTGACACAGGCTCcttttttgttaaatgtgtCATTGCGGCAGCCCTCACTGGTAATGCCATGGAACTGCTGAGAATCCCGGCTCTGGCAGTGTATGCCGTTCGCATTTGCATGGCTTGTTCTGAGGCCAAGAGGAGGAACATTAGGATG TTGCCAGCCACTGAATTTCCATGTGGAGCATCATACGCCTGGATGATGTGCATCTTCACTATGGTTATGACCTATAGCATCACCTGCCCGGTCATAGTCCCCTTTG GCCTGGTATACatgataataaaacaacaagtgGACCGGTACAACATTTACAACATGTATCGCCCAACCAAATTGGACAAATGTATCCACTCTGGAGCTGTCAATCAAGCAATGGTTGGCCCCGTACTTGGAATGTTATggcagtttttcttctttctgaaGCGTTCTG GTCCTTTAGCAACTTCAACCCTATTCACAGGTACCATGCTGCTCATCACATTCACGATCTTCATCACACGGGTCTGCTTTGgacatttaaataatttcagTCCTCACAACTATCAG GTTAACGCCCATCGTGAACACGTAGGGGAAGAAAACACAGAAGATCAAGACTCAAACCTACATTCCCTCTTTCAGTTGAAATAG